The Deltaproteobacteria bacterium sequence AAACCTGCCAGGAAACCCTGAACAAGGTTAATAATAACAAATATGATGTTATCTTGCTGGACCTCTCCATGCCCGGACGGGGAGGACTGGAGATAATCCAGGACATCAAAAATTCTAAGCACCAGCCACCGATCCTTATTTTAACGGCCTACGCAGAGGAGCAGTATGCTTTGCGGGCCCTTAAATCAGGCGCCTCGGGCTATCTGGTTAAAAAAAGCGCACCTCATGAGCTGGTGACTGCCATTAAAAGGGTATCCTCAGGAGGTAAGTATATAAGCCTGGCTCTTGCTGAAAAGCTGGCATTCAGTCTTGCTTCTGATGTAAAGCTTCCCCATGAATCTCTGTCTAACCGTGAATACCAGGTTATGTCAATGATAGCCTCAGGGAAAATGGTTAATGAAATTGCCGGTGAGCTTTCCCTTAGCGTCAAAACAATCAGTACCCACAGGGCAAGAATTCTTAATAAAATGGGGATGAAAAGCAATGCCGAGATAACCTATTATGCCATTAAACAGGGGCTGGTAGATTGATTTATCGGCTTTACCTCCTTAACCGTCTCCCGCAGTTTAATTCTCACCACAGCTATGAGTGATTTTTATCGCATGTTGAAAATAGGGGCAGTTTATAACCACCCTATTGCAAAGGAAGGCTTAACGCATGTTTTGGCTGATTCTTACCAAAGTATCCTTGTTCATGCTGCTGAATCCTGATTGATCACATTGAATGAGTACTAGGAATCTGTCCTACAAGAAATACTAAATAGGACTACGCGCTTTTATTGTCAGGACTACAGGAAATACAGACACCTTCCCATTTTATTACCGGCATTGTTTAAGTATTATTAAAGTAAGCTTCCTTTTACAGATTCCCATGGCAGCTATCCCATCTTGAAAAGTTATATTAATTTTCATTATGAAGAGAGGACTTATGAAAAAAAGAACTGTACTTATTGTCGATGATGAACCTGGAATTCTCCGTTCTCTGGCTTTGTACCTTAAAGATGAATTTCGTGTATTAAAGGCTGCATCAGGCCTTGAAGCCTGGCAGGTTATTCAGCGGCTGCACATAGATTGGCTTGTAACGGATTTAAAAATGCCCGGTATGGGAGGCCTGGAATTATTGGAAAAGGTGAGAGGCAGCGGTTACAAAATGAAAGTTATTTTGTCATCAGGTTATGTCAATGATGTTGAAGACAAGGTCTGTCTTCTGAAGATTGATCATTGTCTTCAAAAACCTTATTCACCCATTACGCTTGTAGAAATACTGAGGTCCTGCTGAAAAGAAGCCATTTGGTAATCATAGAGTAAAGGGAGGTAATTATGGAAAAGGAAACGATTCTAATCGTAGAGGATGATGAAAGGTTTAGGAAAATGCTTTCCTTTTTATTTATTGCCAAAGGTTTCAATGTCAAGACCGCCTGTGATGGTATGGATGCCTGGGATTATCTTGCAGAGAATAGGCCTTCATTAATTATTCTTGATCTCGTTATGCCCGGAATGGATGGATTTTCACTCTATAAAAGAATCAAGGAGCAGGACAGGTTAAATATGATGCCCGTGATCATTTTAACGGGGCTTTCAATGCAGGAGATTATTGGAAAATTTGAGTCTGTTGATTTAAAGCGCTACTTGAGAAAGCCTTTCAGGACGGCTGACATTATGACAATGACGGCCGACGTCCTCAACAATCAGGGGGAGAAGCGGTCACTGCAAAGGTTGCATCCAGGCCAGGGAACATAATGAAGCAGGCAAAACTTAAGGGAAGCTCTAATAATTTATGGTCCCTGTCTGCGGGTTCAAAAAAGTGAACTTTTACGTTAAAAGTTTTACCTCCAGACTTGCTCTCGTCTGTTATTTTTACTTTGAACCTGATTTTGTTAATTCCTTTATATTCTATGAATTATTAGAGGTTCCCTTAAGTTAATAGAGGTGCTGAGAGTATGGGGGATCAGGACATTATTTTTTCACTCAAGCCATGAGGAGGTTAAGATTATGAAATGTTTGGCCATAGATGATTCAAGCACTGTTCGATTAGCTCTCAAACTTGTCCTGGAAAGTCAGGGTTATAAGATGGACATGGCCGTTGATGGTGAAGATGCTATGAGAAAAATCAGGGTGTCAAGTGATTTTGATCTGATTATTACCGACATTAATATGCCTAATATGGATGGTCTTGCTTTTATTAAAGAAATCAGAACGTTTTCCAATTACAGTTCGACTCCCATACTTGTTGTAAGCACTGAAACAAAACCCGAAAAGATGGAGGAAGGGAAAAAGGCAGGTGCAAGCGGCTGGATTGCAAAACCTTTTAAACCTAATGAACTGATAAGCATATTAAAGAGTATAAAAGAAAAAGTCTCTTCTCAGGTCGCCTGAAGAATACTTTAGATATGACGGTTTTATGTAAGAAAAGAGGCTGTATATTTTATCGCCTCCCTTCCCTTGATATTGCCCAGTTGCGGCGCCGGTCTTTCAGGATTCATAATTTCCTCAATTCATGAATCCACCCCCAGCCGGCGCCGCTTATTTTTATTCCACTTTAGCCAGATGAGGAAGTAAATAGAGATATTTACGAGAAGCAGCGCTGTGCCGAGCAGTAGCTGAATTTCCCTGGTAAGCTCACCGGGATAGATGACAGGCAGGAGGTAATGTTCAATAAAACTTCTATTATATCCCGTTTCCCCTGCCATTGCTCTTAACCTGTTTTCAAGGGGGGTAAGGGGACAGATCCAATGGAAATATTCTATCAGTATCCCCCACAGCAGAAGAGGAAGATGAAAGCAGGCGGCCTTTTTCCATTTAAATGTCAAAAGACCGCCGAATATGATGAAGAGTATGAAAAGGAAGTGGATAAGGAGGACAATGTCGGCAAGAAGCGTATAATTCATTTTCTTGGCGCTTTATGCGGGAAGGACCGTTGACGTAACTTTAATGGTAAAAGGTTTTTCACAGAAACCTGCTTATTTTTCTTTCCCCATTGTTCCGACAGGCATGATGCCCAGCGGTTCTTCATGTATATTGAGAACTTTCTTTACCCCCCTATCGTAAAAAGCGCCGACAAATACGGTGCCGAGATCAAGTGAGCGGGCCTGTAAATAGATGTTTTGAGCAATATGGCCCACTTCCATGTGAACATAGCGAATGCCTCTGTCCCTGTATTTTACGGTCGTTCGCTCATATACAGCTGTTATGATGATGACGGCAGCGCCCTCTTTGATGCACTCCTGCCCGAGCGCTGCTTCTGCCAGCTTATCTCTAAAGTCCCCTTCTGCAACTGTCTGCATATCATGCTCCTCAGGTCTGTATCGGTAAATGCCCTGGGGGAGGTTTTCCACGTAGCCTGCAAGGAGGTAGATTTCCATAGGGTAAAGGGCGCCCGCCGAAGGGGCCGTTCTCATACCGTCGGAAGACGTTATTCCCTGAGCAGCCCAGAGCAGTTGAGACACTTGGGCAAGTCTTAACTTTTTGCCGGAATATTCCCTTACAGATCTTCTTTTTTGAAGTGTTTTTTCAAGTGAAAACTTGCCATTTAAAATTGGTGGAGGCAGCTTAATGGATTCCGGTATTGTTTTGTTTTTTGCCATAAGCGAACCTGTCAGGGCCAATAATATAATACAAGCTGAAGCAGTTTTTTTCAGTATGCTCATTTCCAAAGCCTTTCCAGGGGGAAGGACTGTACAAAAAGAAGCAGAACTCTCTCCACTGACTACATGGAAAGACGACTAATAACATCCTTGAGAAAGGCCTCCTGTTCTTTCAGCGCCTCTCTGTATTTTTTTGAATCTGTATCGGCTACTTCCATCCTGAGGTCGGAAAGATAGCTTTCAAGTATTTCTTTGAGCATCATTTCTTCCTTGCCGGTGAGTATCAGTTTTGCCATTTTTTTCTCCTTTTTGTTTTCAGTTTGCCAGAGAATCTTAAGTAGTGTCCATCCAGAAACTATAATAAATCAAACTATGTTTTCAATTCGGAAAGGAGGGGTTTTTTGCAAGGTCAAGGAAATCAAGGGTTTCGCCGAGTCGTACTGCTGTACGTCGCACAAGCAAATCTGAAGATTGACGCAGAGATTGCGAAAAAGCACCCTTGACCGATGAAAACTAAGTAACATTCTAAAATATAGTGTAGCAGGCTGTCCCCCTTTTCGCTAGTTGAGGGGGTATTGATTACGGCTAAAATTGTCTTGACTTACTTTTCTGCCCTGATTAAATATGAAACTATATGCTGAATTATTTATTTCAATCTGAAAGGGGAATAGAGGAATGGACGATACCTTTAAATACGCCGATCAATTGGGACCGCTTAAAATTATGCATGTTCATGAACCGAAAATAGGTCTTAAGGGGATTCTTGTTGTCGACAATGTGGCTGCCGGCCCATCCATAGGGGGGCTGAGAATGGCGACGGATGTAAGCCTCGATGAGTGTTTCAGGTTGGCGCGGGCTATGACGATGAAGAATGCAGCCGCCGGCCTGGCACATGGTGGAGGCAAGTCGGTTCTCTTCGGTGACCCCTATATGCCGCTTGATCAAAAAGAAGAACTCATCAGATGCTTTGCCGCAGCGCTTAAAGGGGAAGAGCATTACATTTTCGGTCCCGATATGGGTACCGACGAAGTCTGCATGGCCTGGATAAAAGATGAAATAGGGCGCTCTGTCGGCCTTCCGGCTGAAGTGGGAGGCATTCCTCTCGATGTGATAGGCGCTACCGGTTTCGGCATCAGTGTTGTCGCAGACATTGCCATAAAATACTGTGATTTTGATATGAAGGGCGCCCGCATCGTCGTTCAGGGTTTTGGATCAGTCGGTAAGCATGGAGCAAGGTTTTTAACGGAAAAAGGGGCTGTCCTTGTCGGCGCTGCCGACAGCAGAGGCTCCGTCTATAACCCTGATGGTTTGGATGTAGAGGCGCTTATGAACCTTAAGAAGGAAGGGAAAACCGTCGCTGATTATAAAGAAGGTAAAAAAGGGGACAGGGAGGACGTTATTGCTATGGAGTGCGACATATGGATACCTGCAGCCCGGCCCGATGTTATTCATGATGACAATGCAGATCGACTCAAAACAAAGCTAATTATTTCCGGCGCAAACATCCCTGTCACCCATTCAGCGGAAAAGGCTCTCCATGAAAGAGGCATATTGTGTGTTCCCGACTTTATTGCCAATGCCGGGGGCGTCATCTGCGCTGCCGTCGAATATCACGAGGGTAATGAAACCATTGCTTTTCAAACCATTGAAGAAAAGATACATACCAATACGAAAGAAGTGCTTGAAAGGATGGATAAGGAGAGAATTCTTCCCAGGCAGGCGGCAGTTGAACTGGCTACAGAAAGGGTGAAAAATGCCATGACTTATAAGCGGTGGAATGTTTTTTGAGGGGGGTAGCCTTTTAAAAAGCAGGAAGGCAGGAATGACAACTCCCTGCAATCGAAATCAATTCCCGCTATACTTAAACAGATAAGCAAACCTTAACCCGGAGGCAGTATGTATCGTATCCGCTTTCATGGCCGTGGTGGGCAGGGTATGAAAACGGCAAGCCGCATTCTCGGCGCTGCTTTTTTTCTGGAAGGGTATCAGGTTCAGGATGCGCCGCGATATGGAGCAGAAAGACGCGGCGCTCCCATCTTTGCCTATGTGCGGGCCGCAACAGAGACTATCCACGAAAGGGGAATTATCGCAGTTCCTGATCTTGTCATTGTTGCTGATGATTCCCTTGTTGCTATTCCTGCGGCGGCTGTATTGCAGGGTGTCGGCAAAGAAACAGTTCTTCTCATCTACAGTGAAGAATCACCGGAAACTTGGAAAGAGCGCCTGAATATTGACTGCATGCTGCTTACATTACCCCCCTTTGACGTTACCGAATCCTTTGATATCCGGTTTATAGGCGCTGCATGTGCCGGCGCTTCAGCGCGGTTGACCGGTATTATCTCGCCGGAATGTCTTAAATCAGCCATCGAAGAAGAACTGCATTTGCAGGGTAAGGAAATCATAAAGATTAATTGTCAACGGGCCATGGCGTCTTATGAAGAAATGGCGGAGCATGACGGAAGTGTAGAGGAAAAACAGCACGTCAGGGCAGACGATTACGTCCCTCCCGACTGGATCGATATTCCTTTTGAAGCAGCCAGAATTTCAGCTCCTGCCATTTTCGGTTCAGCTACAAGTGAACTTATCAAGACAGGTCTCTGGCGAACGCTTAAACCGGTTATAGACTACCATGCCTGCAACCATTGCTGGTGGCTGTGCAGCGCCTTTTGTCCTGACGGCGCGATTAATGTGGGTGAAGATGGAAGACCTGAAATTGATTATGAACATTGCAAGGGTTGCCTCATTTGCATGATCCAGTGTCCACCCCACGCTATCAGGGCAGAAGCGGAGCATGAAGGGAAAGGGAGGTAAAATGGAACGACAGAGCATAGAGAAGCTCTGAAATTAGACAGAGATTGACAGGGATTTATTATGATTTTCACAGCTTTGAATCATAAATAATCTGTGAAAATCAGTGTCAAAATATCTAATCAAATAATACGATTAAAAAGATGATAAAGAAACTGCTCACAGGAAACGGAGCCGCCGCCTGGGGCGCCAGGCTGGCCGGGGCCGACTACATTCCGGCCTTTCCCATTACGCCGCAAACGGAAATTATCGAAACGCTCGCCGCCTGGATCGATGGCGGCGACTTTAAAAGCAAGCTGGTAACGCTTGAGTCGGAGCATTCCATGATAACAGCGGCAGGTTCTGCCGCAGCGACAGGGGTACGTGTCTTTACGGCCACCTCAAGTCAGGGACTTCTTTACGGCATGGAGATGTTATATACGGTGGCAGGCTGGCGGGCGCCTTTTGTCATGGTCAATGTTTCCCGTGGCCTCTCGGCTCCTATTACGCTCGAACCGGATCATAATGATATTCTGGCTGCACGTGATTCCGGTTTTCTCCAGATCCACTGCGCAACCTGCCAGGAGGTGCTTGATGCCGTCCTTATTGCCTATCGCCTGGCGGAAGATGAGAAAGTAAGGCTTCCCGTCATTGTTAACCTGGACGGTTTTTACCTCTCCTTTACACGCGAGCCTGTAGAGATACCCCATAAAGAGGAGGTGGCAAGGTTTTTGCCCTCTTATGACCCTGAAAATATACGCTTTCGCGCAAGTACACCGGTAAGTCAGGCCGTGGCCGTTCTTGGCGGCGGCCCTTATTCCTATTTTCGATATGAAACGCACCTTGCTTCACTTAATGCGCTTACTGTTTTTGATAAAATATCAGAAGAGTTTAATGAATATTTTGGCCGCACATACGATGCTGTTGAATCCTATAAAGCTGATGATGCCGGAATTGTCTTCCTTATGATAGGCGCCTTTGCCACCAAGGCGAAAGATGCTGTTGACAGGCTCCGCGAGGCGGGACAAAAAGTGGGACTCATCCGGCCACGGCTGATTCGCCCCTTTCCCGTGGAAAGTTTGATAAGGCATTTAAGGGGGAAAAGAGGGGTAGCCCTTATCGACCAGAATCTTTCTGTGGGAAATGGCGGTATCCTTTATTCTGAAATTGCCGCTGCGCTTTATGGCGTGAAAGATGCGCCTCTTATTGCAAGTTTTATAGGGGGGCTTGGCGGGCGGGACATTAGCCGGGAAGAGTTTTTTGAGATAACCGGGGTAGTCAATGAGGCCGTTGAAAAAGGAGAAGCGCCGTCACCGCGGCTGCTTTACAGGGAGTGTGAACTTAAAGAGCTGAGAAAGCTTCAAACACTGGCTCATGTGGAAAGGCAGGGGAGGGAAGGGGAAGGCTAGAAACGTTCCCTCATCTGTCATGCTGAGCTTGTCAATAGATTTGGGGGATTTGGGGGATTTGGGATTATAATCGATAGCGTTGTGCAGGACAAAGCGATGACGGAACCGAAAATAAGAAAAATAAGTGATCTTCCCTCAAGCCACCTGCTGGGCACAGGTACAGCCATGTGTTCCGGTTGTGGAGGACTTGAGGCAGTTCACCAGATCTACGATATACTGGGTGAAAAAACGGTTTTTATCAATGCCGCAGGCTGTATGACGCTCCTTTCTGTTTATCCCTTTACCCCCTTTCGAGGTTCATGGCTTTATACGGCCATGGCTTCCGCGCCGGCAGGGGCGCAGGGGGTAAGAGACGCACTCGACATTCTTATAGCGAAAGGATTGCCTGAAGAGGAGGACCTTCAGGTTGTGGTTCTCACCGGTGACGGTTCAGCCTATGGTATGGGCCTTTCAGCCACATCGGCAGCTATGGAGCGTAACCTCGATTTTATCTACCTCTGTTACGATAACGAGGGCTACGGCAATACGGGGCAGCAGTATTCAGCCTCTACTCCCCACGGCGCAAAGACCTCTACCAGCAAAGGCCCTTCCGGTTTCAGGGGCTACAAAAAGGACCTCTTTTCCATCTGGGCGGCCCACAAGCCCTCCTACCTTGCCACCGTGACAGGCGCTGAACCGCTCGACCTTGCCAGAAAGATAGAGAGGGCAAAAGAGATGAAGGGCCCCCGCATGATCATTGCCCTTTCCCCCTGCCCCACAGGTTGGGACTACGATCCGAGCCAATCCGTAGAAGTGGGAAAATTGGCCGTAAAAACCGGTGTCTGGCCCCTCAAGGAATATGCAGACGGCAAGGTAATTCATACAAAAACCCCGAAGGAAAGGCTCCCCGTTGAAGCCTATCTCGAAAAACAGGGCCGCTTCGCTCACCTCTTTGAGCCGAAGCGGAATGAGGAATTGATCGGTGAGATTCAGAGGGGGATCGATGAATATTGGGATGGGGAGTGATTGTCTCTAAAGTGCGGGATGGGCGCAAGGCCGTGAAAGCCGTCAATGATTTCCGATTCCGGTTTTTACCACATTTTAGGACAATAAGTGATATGGAATTTTCAGTCTTATGAAAAGTTTTTATGAAAAAAATAAACAAAAGCTATTTCCATAGAGGCGCTCAATTTCCTCTCCTGGGAGCGACCATTCCTGAACATTTCTTGTCTGTTGCCGACAGCTTTCCTGACGGTGAAGCCCTTGTTTCCCTCCCCCAGGGGAGGCGGCTCACATATAAAAGACTTGCCGCAGCAATAGATGAACTGGCCCGGGGGCTTATAGGCCTCGGTTTCAAAAAGGGAGACCCTATCGGTATCTGGGCGACGGACAATATTGAATGGCTCCTTCTCCAGATGGCAACGGCCCGCATCGGTGTCATTCTCGTTAATATTAATCCTGCTTATAAATCATCTGAGTTGGCCTATGCGCTGAGGCGATCTGAAGTGCAGGGTTTATTCCTTATCCCTTCTTTTAAAAACAGTGATTATGTGAAGATGGTCCTTGAACTGGTTCCGGAAGTCGAAAGGAGCGCCCCCCATGAATTGAGGTCAATGGAATTTCCCAATTTAAGGCGCCTTGTACTCTACGATGCGGCATCTCCCATGGAAACGGTAAGGCCACAGGCAGGTTTTACCCTCTGGCAAGAGGTTATTCATGCGTCAAAAGCTGTTTCAACTGACGAGCTTGATCTTATTACCTCCCGTCTCGACAGGGACGATCCTGTTAATATCCAGTATACTTCGGGAACAACGGGTTTTCCCAAGGCTGTAGTTCTTAGCCATCACAATATTCTCAATAATGCCTGGTTTTGCGCCAAAGCCCTTCATTTTACGGAGACCGACCGGCTTTGCGTCCCTGTTCCCTTTTATCACTGCTTCGGTATGGTGCTGGCCAACCTGCTCTGCCTTTCCGTCGGCGCCTGTATCGTCATACCTGCCGAACACTTCGATCCCCTCAAGGTAATGGAGGCTGTGGAAAAGGAAAAATGCACCGCCCTTCACGGCGTTCCCACCATGTTTATTGCCCAGCTCGAACATGCCCGGTTCAATAATTTCGATCACTCAACACTCAGAACAGGGATCATGGCAGGCGCCCCCTGTCCGCCGCCGCTCATGACGCAAGTCATGGAAGATATGAAGTGCCGCGAAATTCTCATCGGTTACGGCCAGACGGAGGCCTCGCCGATCACCCATTTGACGCTTATCGACGATAGTATGGAGCGGCGCACAGAGACGGTGGGAAAGAACCTCCCCCACCAGGAGGTTAAGATTATCAACCATGATACGGGTGAAACAGTCCCGCTCGGTGAAACAGGTGAAGTCTGTTTCCGGGGCTATCACGTCATGCAGGGTTATTATGGTGATGAAGAAGCGACGCACAAGGCCATCGACAGGCATGGCTGGCTCCATTCGGGTGATCTTGGCGCCATGGATGAAGAGGGTTATGTAAAGATTACAGGGCGGCTCAAAGAGATGATTATCAGGGGAGGAGAAAATATTTATCCCCGGGAGATTGAAGAATTTTTATTTACTCACCCCAAAATTGCCCAGGTGGCTGTTTTCGGCATTCCTCATGATTATTATGGTGAAGAGATCATGGCCTGGATAGAGCTTCACAGCGGTGAAAGCGCTACGGAAGGGGAAATAAAAGCTTTCTGTAAGGATAACATTGCCCACTATAAGGTTCCCGGACATATTCGCTTTGTCAAGGAATTCCCCATGACGGTAACAGGAAAGCTTCAAAAGTTCAGGATGCGTGAAATTACTATTGGAGAGATGAAAAAAGGTAAGTAATTTTTTTCCAAAACGAGTTGCCTGCAAAAAGTTTCACTAAAGGGATGATATAAAAACAGGGTCCTCTTCCCTTGCGAAGTGAGATAAACTCAACAATATAAAGCCTTCTTTTTTATTGCCCCTTTCACCTGTAAAAAAGGAACATTTCTTGCGTCACAAAAAAAATGAGATGGATATAAACTTCTTGCAGGAGGAGTATTTCAGAACTTAGCTAGAGCGGATAAGAGGGTGTTATCCTGGAATCTTTTTCTTTTTTCCTGTCTAAATGACAGACAGGAAATATAAAAGGAGGGGCTAAAAATGGAACCTGTCATTTTTGCAATTATTCTCATACTTTCGACATGGATGTGGTGGGAAAACCAGTGCACACATTTCAATTCACATCATCCCGGCGAAGATAATAAGGATGATTTGAGGTGGATATTCAGGGCAAACGGCATCGAACCAGATGAAATGACTTATTTGAGTGTCATGAAGCTCGTTGAAGAGGGCAATCTGGATGACGCCGTTGAATTGATCTGTTCAAGCTGCCATTCTTCCCATGTTGTTTCAAAACGGATAACCTGGCTCCTTGACCATGAAGTTACAGCCAAAATGATGGACAAGTCATCGGCCTTTTTTATATGGTCTGTGGCTATTATTTTTCCGGCCGTCACTATTATCTCCATATTGTTCTGGTCCTTGACATTGCTTTAGATTTTTAATGGACAAAGGGAAGCTCTAAAGTTTTCAGGCAGGCTTTTCCAATAGATTTCCCCTCCTCCATTTGTTTGTCTGTCTTTTCAAACTCACTTTTATTGTATGCAGGATTTAGTTACTCCCAAACGATAAATGAAACAAGCGACTTTTTCCTTTCTAACATTCTTCTTTTTTTATAAGATAATAGTACAGTCGAAAAGTTGTCCTTACTCTTAATTCCCATTAGATATATTTCCACTGTTTTACAGCGGAGGGGAAGCTTTTTTATGGGAAACTGCAAATGAAAGGATAAAATGATGATAAAGAAGGAAGTTGTCCTCATGCCGGTTTTGTTTTTTTTCCTCTACCCGCTTCAATCCTTTGGAGGGTCACCGGCATATGTAGGGAACAAGGGGTGCAGCTGCCACAAGGTAGAGATGACGGACTGGGAATTAAGCGCCCATGGCAGGGCCTTTGATACCTTGAAAAAGGGCAGAAAAGAGAGAGAAAAAATAAGGGCAAAGCTCGACCCTGAAAAAGATTACACAAAGGATAGAAAATGCCTTAAGTGCCATACGACGGGCTACAGAAAAAATGGCGGTTTTGTGGACCTTAAATCGACACCTCTCATGGCTGGTGTTGGTTGTGAATCATGTCACGGGCCCGGGAGCGAGTATCGCACATTGCATGAGGATAATCCCGCCAGAATAGATCGTAATAAAGAAAAGGCCTATGGCGCCGTTTATGGTTCGGAAGATGCAGCCGTATGCACCTATTGCCATAATGAAAATAGCGGACATTTTGACAGGCATTCCGGGAAAAAATATGAATTTGACTGGAAAAAAGCCTTGAAGAATAAAAGAAGTTACCACCGTAAGAAGGTATTTAATAAACCCAATTTTTTCTAGCCTGACAGAGGTCATCAAAGAGCGCTCCGGGGGAATGCCGTTTTAGATATGCCTTTTAAAGCAAGAGGAGTGTACTTTCTGTGGAGAGAAAACTCTCTAAATTCAACATAAGCGCCAAGTTCCTGGGCGCCATCGGCATCATCCTTGCCATTTTTACCGCATGGGATATTAGCTACAATGCGGAAAAAGAGAAAAAAATTACGGAAAAAGTGGTGAAAGACTGGGCTTTTTTCTTTGCAGAGAATGTGAGAGTCACACTTAATGAACTGATGAGAAAAGACCGG is a genomic window containing:
- a CDS encoding response regulator transcription factor — encoded protein: MINLLIADDHPIVRQGLKQILSNSGDIKVVAEAETCQETLNKVNNNKYDVILLDLSMPGRGGLEIIQDIKNSKHQPPILILTAYAEEQYALRALKSGASGYLVKKSAPHELVTAIKRVSSGGKYISLALAEKLAFSLASDVKLPHESLSNREYQVMSMIASGKMVNEIAGELSLSVKTISTHRARILNKMGMKSNAEITYYAIKQGLVD
- a CDS encoding response regulator; translated protein: MKKRTVLIVDDEPGILRSLALYLKDEFRVLKAASGLEAWQVIQRLHIDWLVTDLKMPGMGGLELLEKVRGSGYKMKVILSSGYVNDVEDKVCLLKIDHCLQKPYSPITLVEILRSC
- a CDS encoding response regulator, which codes for MEKETILIVEDDERFRKMLSFLFIAKGFNVKTACDGMDAWDYLAENRPSLIILDLVMPGMDGFSLYKRIKEQDRLNMMPVIILTGLSMQEIIGKFESVDLKRYLRKPFRTADIMTMTADVLNNQGEKRSLQRLHPGQGT
- a CDS encoding response regulator yields the protein MKCLAIDDSSTVRLALKLVLESQGYKMDMAVDGEDAMRKIRVSSDFDLIITDINMPNMDGLAFIKEIRTFSNYSSTPILVVSTETKPEKMEEGKKAGASGWIAKPFKPNELISILKSIKEKVSSQVA
- a CDS encoding DUF2784 domain-containing protein — its product is MNYTLLADIVLLIHFLFILFIIFGGLLTFKWKKAACFHLPLLLWGILIEYFHWICPLTPLENRLRAMAGETGYNRSFIEHYLLPVIYPGELTREIQLLLGTALLLVNISIYFLIWLKWNKNKRRRLGVDS
- a CDS encoding SagB/ThcOx family dehydrogenase — its product is MSILKKTASACIILLALTGSLMAKNKTIPESIKLPPPILNGKFSLEKTLQKRRSVREYSGKKLRLAQVSQLLWAAQGITSSDGMRTAPSAGALYPMEIYLLAGYVENLPQGIYRYRPEEHDMQTVAEGDFRDKLAEAALGQECIKEGAAVIIITAVYERTTVKYRDRGIRYVHMEVGHIAQNIYLQARSLDLGTVFVGAFYDRGVKKVLNIHEEPLGIMPVGTMGKEK
- a CDS encoding Glu/Leu/Phe/Val dehydrogenase, translated to MDDTFKYADQLGPLKIMHVHEPKIGLKGILVVDNVAAGPSIGGLRMATDVSLDECFRLARAMTMKNAAAGLAHGGGKSVLFGDPYMPLDQKEELIRCFAAALKGEEHYIFGPDMGTDEVCMAWIKDEIGRSVGLPAEVGGIPLDVIGATGFGISVVADIAIKYCDFDMKGARIVVQGFGSVGKHGARFLTEKGAVLVGAADSRGSVYNPDGLDVEALMNLKKEGKTVADYKEGKKGDREDVIAMECDIWIPAARPDVIHDDNADRLKTKLIISGANIPVTHSAEKALHERGILCVPDFIANAGGVICAAVEYHEGNETIAFQTIEEKIHTNTKEVLERMDKERILPRQAAVELATERVKNAMTYKRWNVF
- a CDS encoding 2-oxoacid:acceptor oxidoreductase family protein — translated: MYRIRFHGRGGQGMKTASRILGAAFFLEGYQVQDAPRYGAERRGAPIFAYVRAATETIHERGIIAVPDLVIVADDSLVAIPAAAVLQGVGKETVLLIYSEESPETWKERLNIDCMLLTLPPFDVTESFDIRFIGAACAGASARLTGIISPECLKSAIEEELHLQGKEIIKINCQRAMASYEEMAEHDGSVEEKQHVRADDYVPPDWIDIPFEAARISAPAIFGSATSELIKTGLWRTLKPVIDYHACNHCWWLCSAFCPDGAINVGEDGRPEIDYEHCKGCLICMIQCPPHAIRAEAEHEGKGR
- a CDS encoding pyruvate synthase gives rise to the protein MIKKLLTGNGAAAWGARLAGADYIPAFPITPQTEIIETLAAWIDGGDFKSKLVTLESEHSMITAAGSAAATGVRVFTATSSQGLLYGMEMLYTVAGWRAPFVMVNVSRGLSAPITLEPDHNDILAARDSGFLQIHCATCQEVLDAVLIAYRLAEDEKVRLPVIVNLDGFYLSFTREPVEIPHKEEVARFLPSYDPENIRFRASTPVSQAVAVLGGGPYSYFRYETHLASLNALTVFDKISEEFNEYFGRTYDAVESYKADDAGIVFLMIGAFATKAKDAVDRLREAGQKVGLIRPRLIRPFPVESLIRHLRGKRGVALIDQNLSVGNGGILYSEIAAALYGVKDAPLIASFIGGLGGRDISREEFFEITGVVNEAVEKGEAPSPRLLYRECELKELRKLQTLAHVERQGREGEG
- a CDS encoding thiamine pyrophosphate-dependent enzyme, which codes for MTEPKIRKISDLPSSHLLGTGTAMCSGCGGLEAVHQIYDILGEKTVFINAAGCMTLLSVYPFTPFRGSWLYTAMASAPAGAQGVRDALDILIAKGLPEEEDLQVVVLTGDGSAYGMGLSATSAAMERNLDFIYLCYDNEGYGNTGQQYSASTPHGAKTSTSKGPSGFRGYKKDLFSIWAAHKPSYLATVTGAEPLDLARKIERAKEMKGPRMIIALSPCPTGWDYDPSQSVEVGKLAVKTGVWPLKEYADGKVIHTKTPKERLPVEAYLEKQGRFAHLFEPKRNEELIGEIQRGIDEYWDGE
- a CDS encoding AMP-binding protein; the encoded protein is MKKINKSYFHRGAQFPLLGATIPEHFLSVADSFPDGEALVSLPQGRRLTYKRLAAAIDELARGLIGLGFKKGDPIGIWATDNIEWLLLQMATARIGVILVNINPAYKSSELAYALRRSEVQGLFLIPSFKNSDYVKMVLELVPEVERSAPHELRSMEFPNLRRLVLYDAASPMETVRPQAGFTLWQEVIHASKAVSTDELDLITSRLDRDDPVNIQYTSGTTGFPKAVVLSHHNILNNAWFCAKALHFTETDRLCVPVPFYHCFGMVLANLLCLSVGACIVIPAEHFDPLKVMEAVEKEKCTALHGVPTMFIAQLEHARFNNFDHSTLRTGIMAGAPCPPPLMTQVMEDMKCREILIGYGQTEASPITHLTLIDDSMERRTETVGKNLPHQEVKIINHDTGETVPLGETGEVCFRGYHVMQGYYGDEEATHKAIDRHGWLHSGDLGAMDEEGYVKITGRLKEMIIRGGENIYPREIEEFLFTHPKIAQVAVFGIPHDYYGEEIMAWIELHSGESATEGEIKAFCKDNIAHYKVPGHIRFVKEFPMTVTGKLQKFRMREITIGEMKKGK